The Octopus sinensis linkage group LG19, ASM634580v1, whole genome shotgun sequence genome contains a region encoding:
- the LOC115222290 gene encoding leukocyte elastase inhibitor-like, with protein sequence MDSAKKQDISNLAASIDYFTNSLYQAVATGINENVFMSPFSVATVLSMVYLGARQNSAKQFENVLKITSNPDSVALAFKEYFSLLKNSDKRVTSNLVNRLCANEKFPISEDYKNNMVKYFFSDIENVDFITNAEKTRITINDWVKNTTNNKITDLLPSGSLTPQSVLVLINAVYFKGTWAEIFSERATSSRKFYLSSDKTVSHDFMYLSEGFNSKISDNYKVVELRYIGKAFSMFVILPNEINGLAALEKEINAQFLKDIIDRKGFEGLFLELRMPKFRLESSFQLGEVLIKLGLSDIFDPQKADLSGMTGGEKNIYASEMFHKAFVEVNEEGTEAAAATGMFAMDLSGYFGMPMDFDVNHPFTFLIVDNQTKMIHFIGKVTNPTT encoded by the coding sequence ATGGACTCAGCAAAGAAACAAGACATCAGTAACCTTGCTGCTTCAATTGATTATTTTACAAACAGTCTTTATCAAGCTGTGGCTACAGGAATCAATGAAAATGTCTTCATGTCACCATTCAGTGTTGCTACTGTTTTATCAATGGTTTATTTGGGAGCAAGACAAAACTCTGCCAAACagtttgaaaatgttttgaagaTAACATCAAATCCAGATTCTGTAGCTTTagcttttaaagaatatttttcacttttgaaaAACTCAGATAAACGCGTCACATCCAATTTAGTGAATCGTTTGTGTGCCAATGAAAAATTCCCTATTTCAGAAGACTACAAGAACaacatggtaaaatatttcttttcagatattgaaAATGTAGACTTTATAACAAATGCTGAGAAGACAAGAATAACTATTAATGATTGGGTTAAGAATACCACAAATAACAAAATTACTGATCTGTTACCAAGTGGAAGTTTGACACCTCAATCGGTTCTAGTTCTTATTAATGCTGTATACTTCAAAGGAACGTGGGCTGAAATATTCTCAGAAAGAGCAACATCATCTAGAAAGTTTTATTTAAGCTCTGACAAGACTGTATCTCATGattttatgtatctatctgaaggttttaattcaaaaataaGTGACAACTATAAAGTGGTTGAGTTACGTTATATAGGGAAAGCATTTAGTATGTTTGTAATTCTTCCCAATGAAATCAATGGTCTTGCTGCTTTAGAGAAGGAGATCAATGCTCAATTTCTCAAAGATATTATAGACAGAAAAGGATTTGAAGGGTTGTTTCTAGAATTACGTATGCCAAAATTTCGTTTAGAGAGTAGTTTTCAGTTAGGTGAAGTTTTGATAAAGCTTGGACTCTCTGATATTTTTGATCCTCAAAAAGCTGATTTATCTGGAATGACTGGTGGTGAGAAGAATATTTATGCCAGTGAAATGTTTCATAAAGCATTTGTTGAAGTTAATGAAGAAGGGACGGAAGCTGCAGCTGCAACTGGAATGTTCGCGATGGATTTGTCAGGCTATTTTGGTATGCCTATGGATTTTGATGTCAATCACCCATTCACATTTTTAATTGTTGACAACCAAACTAAAATGATCCATTTCATTGGTAAAGTAACAAATCCTACAACATGA